Proteins from one Penicillium digitatum chromosome 2, complete sequence genomic window:
- a CDS encoding Sugar transporter family protein — MDKGDPQLAATSSPDVEENMSIGRYVTTRISSLVPPMNPAPNPFKALTLLNRAQWLNFLVAFFGWSWDSFDFFTVSLTTSELAKSFGKSVTDITWGITLVLMLRSVGAITFGIASDRWGRRWPFIVNQLLFVVLELGTGFCQTYEQFLACRALFGIAMGGLYGNAAATALEDCPPEARGIISGFLQQGYALGYLLATAAARGLVDTTSHGWRPLFWFAAGPPVLIIIFRSFLGETETFRRRQEARQEAWQEVRGGVAASFMSEGKVALQRHWLMLMYLVLLMSGFNFMSHGSQDLYPTMLVNQFKFSKNAVTVTQVVANLGALSGGILCGWASQIFGRRFSIIVISIIGGALLYPYTFVQNKNVIAAAYFEQFMVQGAWGVIPIHLMELSPGSIRTFAVGTAYQLGNLVSSASSTIESTIGERFPLPPTKEAAHRYEYGKVICIFMGCVFAYVILITIAGPERLGRNFDAEHDADPQQVAAHRGLNNKEDVEEDIEKTRTTIVP, encoded by the exons ATGGACAAGGGAGATCCTCAGCTTGCGGCGACATCCTCGCCGGATGTCGAGGAGAATATGAGTATCGGCCGCTACGTCACAACTCGCATTTCTTCTCTGGTGCCTCCAATGAATCCCGCGCCAAACCCATTCAAGGCTTTGACACTACTTAACCGGGCTCAGTGGCTCAATTTCTTG GTCGCGTTTTTTGGCTGGTCTTGGGATTCTTTTGACTTCTTTACCGTTTCACTCACTACCTCTGAGCTTGCAAAGTCATTCGGCAAGTCTGTGACCGACATCACATGGGGAATCACCCTGGTTCTGATGCTGCGATCCGTCGGCGCGATCACCTTCGGAATCGCCTCTGATAGATGGGGCCGCAGATGGCCATTCATCGTCAACCAGCTCCTCTTTGTGGTCCTCGAGCTCGGCACTGGTTTCTGCCAAACTTATGAACAGTTCCTGGCTTGTCGTGCCTTGTTTGGAATTGCCATGGGTGGCCTGTACGGCAATGCAGCTGCTACAGCGCTTGAGGATTGTCCGCCTGAAGCCCGCGGTATCATTTCGGGATTCTTGCAGCAAGGGTACGCTCTTGGGTATCTGTTAGCCACAGCCGCCGCCAGAGGTCTTGTCGACACCACATCGCATGGCTGGCGGCCGCTGTTCTGGTTCGCGGCTGGTCCACCAGTCTTGATAATTATCTTCCGGTCTTTCCTAGGTGAAACCGAGACTTTCCGTCGACGTCAGGAAGCACGGCAGGAAGCATGGCAGGAGGTGCGCGGAGGGGTTGCGGCCTCGTTCATGTCAGAAGGGAAGGTGGCACTGCAGCGACATTGGCTGATGCTCATGTACCTGGTTCTGCTAATGTCTGGGTTTAATTTCATG TCACATGGATCTCAAGATCTGTACCCGACCATGCTGGTGAATCAGTTTAAATTCTCAAAGAATGCTGTCACTGTCACTCAAGTCGTCGCCAACTTGGGCGCTTTGTCGGGTGGCATATTGTGCGGTTGGGCCAGTCAGATCTTCGGCCGCCGGTTCtccatcatcgtcatctcgATCATCGGCGGCGCCCTTCTCTACCCCTACACGTTTGTCCAGAACAAGAACGTTATTGCCGCAGCCTACTTCGAGCAATTCATGGTCCAGGGCGCATGGGGTGTAATCCCCATCCACCTAATGGAACTATCGCCAGGCTCTATCCGCACCTTTGCCGTTGGCACCGCCTACCAGCTCGGGAACCTGGTCTCCTCCGCTAGCTCGACTATTGAGTCAACCATCGGTGAACGATTCCCTCTGCCTCCAACCAAAGAAGCCGCTCATCGCTACGAGTACGGCAAGGTCATTTGTATCTTCATGGGCTGTGTCTTTGCCTACGTCATTCTGATAACAATTGCTGGACCAGAGCGTTTGGGTCGTAACTTCGATGCTGAGCATGATGCGGATCCCCAGCAGGTTGCTGCTCACCGCGGCCTCAACAACAAGGAGGACGTTGAGGAAGATATTGAGAAGACTAGGACCACGATTGTGCCGTAG
- a CDS encoding Translation elongation factor eEF-3, putative, whose protein sequence is MPAANVAASPAVTGKETAQSVAVLEDLIKNLNLSTSADETNAAASNLATLFSGPTAEQALSLKATEIFKKQLANKKDATARERACEGIRAIASHSTIAPGVEPHLVALLGPVLATVGDKMVPVKQAAQSAAAAIVEAVSGNAVKAVITPLLDSLANAQKWPEKMAALDCLNILVESAKMQLGYQVPTLIPVISEAMWDTKSDIKKAAYSTMEKVCGLIVNKDIERFIPELIKCISKPENVPETVHLLGATTFVSDVTGPTLAIMVPLLDRGLVERETAIKRKTAVIVDNMCKLVEDPQLVAPFLPKMLPGLNKNFETLADPEAREKTRQALDTLSRVGNVVDGKIPEVSRAGDISTVAAILKEILEVKHKDIIPTSEQAINYVAAIAAQLVDEKENDHVIWTQNTIPYITAIVGEADAKSIAEELRKKACPDAAAADAIASDEEEGVDLCNCTFSLAYGAKILLNQTHLRLKRGQRYGLLGPNGSGKTTLMRAINNEQLEGFPKKDEVKTVYVEHDLDSADTEQTVIAWTQKKLAEVGQNPPREELESKLVNEFGFSEFQIQGPITALSGGWKMKLALCRAVFESPDILLLDEPTNHLDVKNVAWLENYLKNSPCTSIMVSHDSKFLDNVIQHVVHYERFKLRRYRGSLSEFVKQHPAAKSYYELGASEMEFKFPEPGFLEGVKTKSKAICRVSNMSFQYPGTPKPQIHGITFQVSLGSRIAVIGANGAGKSTLVNVLTGELIPTSGEVYQHENIRIAYIKQHAFAHIDNHLDSTPSEYIQWRFQTGEDRETMDRANKIVTEEDEKAMDKIYKVDGTLRRVIGIHSRRKFKNTYEYEISWSLGDNVGMKSEKWTPLMSADNTWLPRSEIIVSHPKQVAEVDQKEALASGQFRPLVRKEIEQHCANFGLDAELVSHSRMRGLSGGQRVKVVLAACSWQRPHLIVLDEPTNYLDRDSLGALSKAIKSFEGGVVIITHSREFTEHLTEEVWAVNDGVMTPSGHNWVQGQGSGPRLDAKGDDDEDKFDAMGNKIVVQKKVKLSGSELRKKKKERAARRKRGEEVFSDEDDI, encoded by the exons ATGCCTGCCGCCAACGTCGCCGCCTCTCCTGCCGTCACTGGTAAGGAGACCGCCCAGTCGGTTGCTGTCCTCGAGGACCTCATCAAGAACCTCAACCTGTCCACCAGCGCCGATGAGACCAATGCCGCTGCTAGCAACCTTGCCACTCTCTTCAGCGGTCCCACCGCCGAGCAGGCTCTCTCTCTGAAGGCCACCgagatcttcaagaagcaGCTCGCCAACAAGAAGGATGCTACCGCCCGCGAGCGTGCTTGCGAGGGTATCCGTGCTATTGCCTCCCACTCCACAATCGCTCCCGGTGTTGAGCCTCACCTCGTCGCTCTCCTTGGCCCCGTCCTCGCCACCGTTGGTGACAAGATGGTCCCCGTTAAGCAGGCGGCCCAGTCCGCCGCTGCCGCTATCGTCGAGGCTGTTAGCGGTAACGCCGTCAAGGCCGTTATCACTCCTCTCCTCGATTCCCTCGCCAACGCCCAGAAGTGGCCCGAAAAGATGGCCGCTCTCGACTGCCTCAACATCCTTGTCGAGTCTGCCAAGATGCAGCTCGGCTACCAGGTTCCTACTCTGATCCCCGTCATCTCCGAGGCTATGTGGGACACCAAGTCCGATATCAAGAAGGCTGCCTACTCCACCATGGAGAAGGTTTGCGGTCTGATCGTCAACAAGGATATTGAGCGTTTCATTCCTGAGCTCATCAAGTGTATCTCCAAGCCCGAGAACGTCCCCGAGACCGTTCACTTGCTCGGTGCCACCACTTTCGTCAGTGACGTCACTGGCCCTACTCTCGCTATTATGGTTCCCCTGCTGGACCGTGGTCTCGTTGAGCGTGAGACCGCCATTAAGCGTAAGACCGCTGTCATTGTCGACAACATGTGTAAGCTCGTGGAGGACCCCCAGCTTGTCGCTCCCTTCTTGCCTAAGATGTTGCCCGGCTTGAACAAGAACTTCGAGACTCTTGCCGACCCCGAGGCCCGTGAGAAGACTCGCCAGGCTCTTGACACCCTCTCCCGTGTTGGTAACGTTGTTGACGGCAAGATTCCCGAGGTCTCCCGCGCTGGTGACATCTCCACCGTCGCTGCCATCCTCAAGGAGATCCTCGAGGTTAAGCACAAGGACATCATCCCCACCTCCGAGCAGGCCATCAACTACGTTGCTGCCATCGCCGCTCAGCtcgttgatgagaaggagaaCGACCACGTCATCTGGACCCAGAACACCATTCCTTACATCACTGCCATCGTTGGCGAGGCTGATGCTAAGTCTATCGCCGAGGAGCTCCGCAAGAAGGCTTGCCCCGATGCCGCCGCTGCCGATGCCATCGCCTCcgacgaagaggaaggtGTTGACCTTTGCAACTGCACATTCTCCCTGGCCTACGGTGCCAAGATTCTGCTGAACCAGACTCACCTGCGTCTCAAGCGTGGCCAGCGTTACGGTCTCCTTGGCCCCAACGGTTCTGGAAAGACCACTCTCATGCGTGCTATCAACAACGAGCAGCTCGAGGGTTTCCCCAAGAAGGATGAGGTTAAGACCGTCTACGTCGAGCACGATCTCGACTCCGCCGACACTGAGCAGACCGTTATTGCCTGGACCCAGAAGAAGCTTGCTGAGGTCGGACAGAACCCCCCTCGTGAGGAGCTCGAGTCCAAGCTCGTCAACGAGTTCGGTTTCTCCGAGTTCCAGATCCAGGGTCCCATCACTGCCCTCTCCGGTGGTTGGAAGATGAAGCTCGCTCTCTGCCGTGCTGTTTTCGAGAGCCCCGACATTCTCCTGCTTGACGAGCCCACTAACCACTTGGACGTCAAGAACGTCGCATGGCTCGAGAACTACCTGAAGAACTCTCCTTGCACCTCCATCATGGTGTCTCACGACTCCAAGTTCCTTGACAACGTCATCCAGCACGTCGTCCACTACGAACGCTTCAAGCTCCGTCGTTACCGCGGTAGTCTCTCCGAGTTCGTCAAGCAGCACCCCGCTGCTAAGTCCTACTACGAGCTCGGTGCCTCCGAGATGGAGTTCAAGTTCCCCGAGCCTGGTTTCCTTGAGGGTGTCAAGACCAAGTCCAAGGCTATCTGCCGTGTTAGCAACATGTCCTTCCAGTACCCCGGTACTCCCAAGCCCCAAATTCACGGCATTACCTTCCAGGTCTCCCTTGGCTCTCGTATTGCCGTCATCGGTGCCAACGGTGCTGGCAAGTCTACTCTCGTTAACGTCCTGACTGGTGAACTTATCCCCACCTCCGGTGAAGTGTACCAGCACGAGAACATCCGTATTGCCTACATTAAGCAGCACGCTTTCGCTCACATCGATAACCACCTTGACTCCACTCCTTCTGAGTACATCCAGTGGCGTTTCCAGACCGGTGAGGACCGTGAGACCATGGACCGCGCCAACAAGATCGTTACcgaggaggatgagaagGCCATGGACAAGATCTACAAGGTTGATGGCACCCTCCGCCGTGTCATTGGCATCCACTCTCGTCGCAAGTTCAAGAACACCTACGAGTACGAGATCTCTTGGTCTCTGGGTGACAACGTCGGCATGAAGTCCGAGAAGTGGACTCCTCTCATGTCCGCTGACAACACCTGGTTGCCCCGTTCCGAGATCATCGTCTCTCACCCCAAGCAGGTCGCCGAGGTCGATCAGAAGGAAGCCCTCGCCTCCGGTCAGTTCCGTCCCCTTGTCCGCAAGGAGATCGAGCAGCACTGCGCCAACTTCGGTCTCGATGCCGAGCTGGTTTCCCACTCTCGCATGCGTGGTCTCTCCGGTGGCCAGCGTGTCAAGGTCGTTCTCGCCGCTTGCTCGTGGCAGCGTCCTCACCTTATCGTCCTTGACGAGCCTACTAACTACCTCGACCGTGACTCTCTCGGTGCCCTCTCTAAGGCTATCAAGTCCTTCGAGGGTGGTGTTGTTATCATTACTCACTCCCGTGAGTTCACTGAGCACCTGACTGAGGAAGTCTGGGCCGTCAACGACGGTGTCATGACCCCCTCCGGACACAACTGGGTTCAGGGTCAGGGTTCTGGCCCCCGTCTCGACGCCAAGGgcgacgatgacgaggacaAGTTCGATGCCATGGGCAACAAGATCGTTGTCCAGAAGAAGGTTAAGCTTTCTG GCTCGGAGCtccgcaagaagaagaaggagcgtGCTGCCCGCCGCAAGCGTGGTGAGGAGGTGTTCTCCGATGAGGATGACATTTGA
- a CDS encoding GPI inositol-deacylase encodes MHRRSSGSPVEDEDSSISRTDDGNAIDENTRSQIARRGTSSDLCREGSATPRSRNSSMWRTPSSQPSNDTKPMPLGSPRLLMEVPSPEGRRARQSRQRSPWSCSILTAFTTCVAVAFLISIVISFTGRQHGGDGCGVPMMSPTFIRMLEFDTEHTRFASKYNLFVYREEGVDPYTQDNIGLNGVPVLFLPGNAGSYRQVRSLAAEASRHYYDVVRHDESRHAAGTRSLDFFMVDFNEDMAAFHGQTLLDQAEYVNEAISYILSLYHDPRRTRRDPGLPDPSAVILIGHSMGGIVARASLTMANYQANSVNTIITMSAPHAKPPVSFDSDIVHTYKQINDYWRDAYAQTWANNNPLWHVTLISIAGGARDTVVPSDYASISSLAPETHGFTVFTSSIPDVWIGMDHLSITWCDQFRKAIIKSLFEIVDARRPTQTKPRAERMRVLKRWYLTGLESVAERTLPQKEANTLLTLEDNANTILAQGQRLVLRELGLRHGPDVRLLPIPPQGVSGKKFTLLTDQSLDKSGNIEVLFCSVFPLSNGRSTNFPLNLDFSGGTVGSTRLACKSAAEDSIHLPASTRSSKHAYDRTAPFSYLQYDLEALAEHQFVAVVDKANVPTSGFLVAEFSDSSDAMIRAKVGLGGLLSAGLKMRLPAIRPMLMEVKIPALYSSLLDYRLKITRHPQKEELFAPLLRQSVSDPHESKFFVNVNEVNVNLHGVAPYMPPAISEQAALGGVSFHLWTDPTSDSTVDISLQVDLTSSLGELVMRYRTIFAAFPLLVVALVLRKQFQVYDETGYFIPFTDGLDRALRSSFPLLLVAMSLLASSLATSKALPQTDETLHWRSNSTETPVDFTKNDLLLGSQDAFFWFLVPIFGLISVGVCILVNYLILFLVNIFSLVYGVLHSKSGYIRREDRGNLPIFHTPTPRRRIIHTAILLMLVSTVIPYQFAYMVACIVQLATSVRAQWHAKETRSTSHLNFDNYAHSILILMLWVLPINVLVLLVWAHNLVVHWFMPFSSHHNVLSIMPFLILVETMTSGAMIPRITTRFRHVTSMIFFAIAIYSAIYGVSYAYLLHHLANLLAAWFVGIYLFGNNFSLRRLWRIIDGDEPPSETGSSHVKKKP; translated from the exons ATGCACAGACGCTCGTCGGGATCCCCTGTCGAGGACGAAGATTCCTCGATCTCCCGAACAGACGATGGAAATGCCATTGATGAGAACACGCGATCTCAAATAGCTAGGCGTGGCACCAGCTCTGACCTCTGCCGCGAAGGCAGCGCGACACCGCGCTCCCGGAACTCGAGTATGTGGCGGACCCCATCTTCCCAACCTTCCAACGATACCAAACCGATGCCATTGGGCTCCCCCCGACTTCTGATGGAAGTTCCCTCTCCCGAAGGTCGTCGTGCGCGGCAATCACGCCAACGCAGTCCATGGTCTTGCTCCATTCTGACGGCTTTCACAACTTGCGTTGCGGTCGCGTTCTTGATCTCCATTGTCATCTCATTCACCGGTCGGCAACATGGCGGAGATGGTTGCGGTGTTCCAATGATGAGTCCGACGTTTATTCGTATGTTGGAGTTCGACACGGAGCATACTCGCTTTGCAAGCAAGTACAATCTCTTCGTTTATAGGGAGGAAGGCGTGGACCCTTACACCCAGGATAACATCGGG TTGAACGGTGTGCCGGTTTTGTTTCTTCCCGGGAACGCTGGAAGCTACCGTCAAGTCCGATCGTTGGCCGCCGAGGCTTCGCGGCATTACTACGATGTCGTCCGACACGACGAGAGCCGACATGCGGCTGGAACTCGGAGCTTGGACTTTTTTATGGTGGACTTCAATGAGGATATGGCGGCATTCCACGGACAAACGCTCTTGGATCAAGCGGAATACGTGAATGAGGCGATCTCATACATCCTATCACTTTACCACGATCCGCGACGCACTCGCCGAGATCCAGGATTACCGGATCCCAGCGCAGTCATCCTTATCGGACACTCAATGGGCGGAATAGTGGCACGGGCCTCTCTGACTATGGCAAACTACCAAGCCAATTCAGTCAATACGATCATCACGATGTCTGCACCTCACGCAAAACCGCCGGTCTCCTTCGATTCCGACATCGTCCACACCTATAAACAAATCAACGATTATTGGCGTGACGCCTATGCGCAGACATGGGCTAACAACAACCCACTGTGGCACGTCACTCTCATCTCCATTGCTGGTGGGGCGCGTGACACGGTGGTGCCCTCCGACTATGCTAGTATCTCCTCTCTTGCTCCCGAGACACATGGGTTTACTGTCTTCACCTCGTCTATCCCGGATGTCTGGATTGGCATGGATCATCTATCGATTACTTGGTGCGACCAGTTCCGCAAGGCTATAATCAAATCCTTGTTTGAGATCGTCGACGCTCGACGCCCTACTCAAACAAAACCACGGGCAGAGCGGATGCGGGTGCTTAAGCGGTGGTACTTGACGGGTCTGGAGTCAGTGGCTGAGCGTACCCTGCCGCAAAAGGAAGCAAATACCCTTTTGACCCTTGAAGATAACGCAAACACCATTCTTGCGCAGGGCCAACGGCTGGTCCTGCGCGAACTGGGGCTGCGGCATGGCCCGGATGTTCGTCTTTTACCAATCCCTCCCCAGGGCGTTTCCGGTAAAAAGTTCACCCTGCTCACGGACCAATCGCTTGATAAGAGTGGCAATATTGAGGTCCTCTTCTGCAGCGTATTCCCGCTCTCTAATGGCCGTTCAACCAACTTCCCATTGAATTTAGATTTCTCTGGTGGCACTGTGGGCTCAACCCGTTTGGCCTGCAAGAGCGCGGCTGAGGACAGTATTCACTTGCCTGCCTCAACCCGCTCATCGAAACATGCTTACGATCGCACCGCGCCGTTCTCGTATCTCCAGTACGACTTGGAGGCTCTCGCGGAACACCAGTTTGTGGCTGTCGTGGATAAGGCTAATGTACCGACTTCAGGCTTTCTTGTCGCCGAGTTTTCCGACAGCTCGGATGCAATGATTCGGGCCAAGGTAGGATTGGGAGGACTCCTCAGTGCTGGTCTGAAGATGCGGTTACCCGCGATCCGGCCCATGCTTATGGAGGTGAAGATCCCCGCACTGTATTCGAGTCTGCTCGACTACCGGTTGAAGATCACTCGCCATCCTCAGAAGGAGGAGTTGTTCGCTCCATTGCTCCGACAATCCGTCTCTGATCCTCATGAGTCGAAATTTTTCGTTAATGTCAATGAGGTCAATGTGAACCTGCACGGTGTGGCGCCGTACATGCCACCTGCAATTAGCGAGCAGGCTGCTCTTGGGGGCGTGTCATTTCACCTGTGGACGGATCCAACCTCTGACTCGACGGTCGACatctcccttcaagtcgATCTCACCAGCAGTCTTGGTGAGCTAGTGATGCGGTATCGAACCATCTTTGCGGCGTTCCCACTGCTCGTCGTtgcccttgttcttcgaAAGCAGTTCCAGGTCTACGATGAAACTGGTTACTTCATTCCGTTCACCGACGGCCTTGATCGGGCATTGCGGTCTTCGTTCCCGCTTCTCCTTGTGGCCATGTCTCTGCTGGCCTCATCCCTGGCTACCTCCAAAGCCCTGCCTCAGACCGACGAAACGCTCCACTGGCGGTCCAACTCGACCGAGACTCCCGTTGACTTCACCAAAAATGATCTCTTGCTTGGCTCACAAGATGCTTTCTTCTGGTTCTTAGTCCCAATATTCGGTCTGATCAGCGTTGGCGTCTGCATTCTTGTCAACTatctcatcctcttcctggTGAACATTTTCTCCTTGGTCTATGGGGTCCTACACAGCAAGTCAGGCTATATCCGGCGAGAGGACCGAGGAAACCTGCCCATATTCCACACCCCTACTCCCCGCCGACGCATCATCCATACCGCGATCCTTCTGATGCTTGTCTCGACTGTCATCCCCTACCAGTTTGCCTATATGGTCGCCTGTATTGTGCAACTAGCCACATCTGTGCGGGCACAATGGCACGCCAAGGAAACCAGGTCCACCTCACACCTGAACTTCGACAACTATGCACACTCCATCTTGATCCTGATGTTGTGGGTCTTGCCAATCAACGTGCTAGTCCTCCTGGTTTGGGCCCACAATCTTGTCGTGCACTGGTTCATGCCGTTCTCATCTCACCACAACGTCTTATCTATAATGCCCTTCCTCATCCTTGTCGAGACTATGACTAGCGGCGCTATGATACCGCGCATCACGACCAG ATTCAGACACGTCACCTCAATGATATTCTTCGCCATCGCCATCTACTCGGCGATCTACGGCGTCTCCTACGCGTAtctcctccaccacctcGCCAACCTTCTCGCGGCGTGGTTCGTTGGGATCTACCTATTCGGTAACAACTTTTCACTTCGCCGTCTGTGGCGTATTATCGATGGCGACGAGCCCCCATCCGAAACAGGGAGTAGTCACGTTAAGAAGAAGCCATGA
- a CDS encoding Complex 1 LYR protein, with translation MAGPQPQHWVHNLSKPQQWRHLFRATLRECTYLPDPIARNYMKNHIISRYRDVSSRSPKAGPKAVHAARNALSVLRRANEGYSRPLEKVLFLSYGRIGRRRHELLAKILTPEIPKDSLALKELLSRPADYGDGWEPSAIVKSLAASQMQNTVVTAARIRPLIKQLEPPIPKKDSWGKEFAQSRKRNIRRQWYNNTLGSLLPPLPEKDLQMLEGLISGAVAWEPPKRRSSKPQISQIKPGGELFKLLARGPEKGTTFAEYANGRPHTITVRLMRRQWRRLSALVPRQYWNPISQKWRFLWDSPKEVPKLSFDLDSSIDPETFFKKLSIQGKKDEAEAHKPSR, from the coding sequence ATGGCCGGACCACAACCTCAGCATTGGGTACACAATCTTTCAAAGCCACAGCAATGGCGCCATTTATTTCGCGCTACGCTGCGCGAATGTACCTACCTACCTGACCCCATCGCTCGCAACTACATGAAGAATCATATCATCTCCCGATATCGTGATGTTTCCTCCCGTTCCCCAAAGGCTGGTCCAAAGGCGGTTCACGCGGCAAGAAATGCGTTGTCGGTTTTACGGCGAGCAAACGAAGGCTACTCACGCCCTCTTGAAAAAGTGTTGTTCCTGTCATACGGTCGTATTGGGAGACGGCGACATGAGCTGCTGGCAAAAATTTTGACACCAGAAATTCCCAAAGACTCTTTGGCTCTCAAAGAGCTGCTCTCCCGGCCTGCCGACTACGGTGATGGTTGGGAACCCTCGGCTATCGTGAAAAGTCTCGCGGCCTCTCAAATGCAGAACACAGTGGTTACAGCAGCCCGCATCAGGCCGTTGATCAAACAATTAGAACCACCGATTCCCAAGAAAGACAGCTGGGGCAAGGAATTTGCTCAGTCTCGGAAGAGAAATATTCGGAGGCAATGGTACAATAACACATTGGGCAGTCTCCTTCCACCACTACCAGAGAAGGATCTCCAGATGCTTGAGGGACTCATCTCAGGAGCCGTGGCCTGGGAACCTCCGAAAAGGAGAAGTTCAAAGCCTCAGATTTCCCAGATCAAGCCTGGTGGCGAACTCTTCAAATTGCTGGCTAGGGGCCCTGAGAAGGGTACCACCTTTGCTGAATATGCCAATGGCCGGCCACATACAATTACAGTGAGGCTAATGCGTCGTCAATGGAGACGTCTTTCTGCTCTTGTGCCACGACAGTACTGGAATCCGATTTCACAAAAGTGGCGCTTTTTGTGGGATTCACCGAAGGAAGTCCCTAAGCTATCCTTCGATCTGGACAGTAGCATCGACCCAGAAACTTTTTTCAAAAAACTGTCCATTCAGGGGAAGAAAGACGAGGCTGAAGCGCATAAACCCTCTCGATAA